Proteins from a single region of Salipiger sp. H15:
- a CDS encoding TIM barrel protein, translating into MKFSANIGFLYTELPLPERIRAAKRDGFDAVECHFPYDVPAAEMKAALEETGFAMLGLNTIPGNPAAGDFGLAALPDRREDAAAAVRQAVAYGAAIGALNVHVMAGRTDGGAAAEAAYRETLMLACDLAAAAGMGVLIEPINHRDVAGYHLSRVEHAAEIVAALGRDNLRIMFDCYHTQIMQGDLTKRFAVHLPMIGHVQIAAVPDRGEPDGGEICFERLLASFADAGWEAPVGAEYKPRGGDTKAGLGWLAPLRAALA; encoded by the coding sequence ATGAAGTTTTCCGCCAATATCGGCTTTCTCTACACCGAGCTGCCGCTGCCCGAGCGCATCCGCGCGGCGAAACGCGACGGGTTCGACGCGGTGGAGTGCCACTTCCCCTATGACGTGCCCGCCGCCGAGATGAAGGCGGCGCTGGAGGAGACCGGCTTTGCCATGCTCGGGCTCAACACCATTCCGGGCAACCCCGCGGCGGGCGACTTCGGCCTTGCCGCCCTGCCGGACCGGCGCGAGGACGCGGCCGCGGCGGTGCGGCAGGCGGTGGCCTATGGCGCGGCGATCGGCGCGCTGAACGTGCACGTGATGGCGGGCCGCACCGATGGCGGCGCGGCGGCCGAGGCGGCCTACCGCGAGACGCTGATGCTCGCCTGCGACCTCGCAGCGGCGGCGGGCATGGGCGTGCTGATCGAGCCGATCAACCACCGCGACGTGGCGGGCTATCACCTCAGCCGCGTCGAACATGCCGCCGAGATCGTCGCGGCGCTTGGCCGGGACAACCTGCGCATCATGTTCGACTGCTACCACACGCAGATCATGCAGGGCGACCTGACCAAACGCTTCGCCGTGCACCTGCCGATGATCGGCCACGTGCAGATCGCCGCCGTGCCCGATCGCGGCGAGCCCGATGGCGGCGAGATCTGCTTCGAACGCCTGCTGGCCTCCTTCGCGGACGCCGGCTGGGAGGCGCCGGTGGGCGCGGAATACAAGCCGCGCGGCGGGGACACGAAGGCCGGCCTCGGCTGGCTGGCCCCCCTGCGCGCGGCGCTGGCTTGA
- a CDS encoding sugar kinase, with protein sequence MTAFLALGECMVELSQAGDGLYRRGFAGDTFNTAWYARRLLPAEWMVSYGTCVGEDAVSSEMVGFISGEGLDVSTIRRIPDRTVGLYMISLENGERSFSYWRGQSAAKLMADDLGWLDGILKGREMIHFSGITLAILPPKQREAFCGALAKARAKGAIVSFDTNLRPRLWESADAMRAGLTMGARTADIVLPSFDEEEELFGDASPFETIERYRNGGADMVAVKQGGAALHLWQREAGLHEIAAETVANVVDTTAAGDSFAAGLLAGLARGKAPQEAAAEAMRLAAKVIQARGALVPSIFE encoded by the coding sequence GTGACCGCCTTCCTCGCCCTCGGAGAATGCATGGTGGAACTGTCGCAGGCCGGAGACGGCCTCTACCGGCGCGGCTTTGCCGGCGACACGTTCAACACCGCATGGTACGCCCGCCGCCTGCTCCCCGCGGAGTGGATGGTGAGCTACGGCACCTGCGTGGGCGAGGATGCGGTCAGCAGCGAGATGGTCGGGTTCATCTCGGGCGAGGGGCTCGACGTCTCGACCATCCGCCGAATCCCCGACCGCACCGTCGGGCTCTACATGATCTCGCTCGAGAACGGCGAGCGCAGCTTCTCCTACTGGCGCGGCCAGTCGGCGGCGAAGCTGATGGCCGACGACCTCGGCTGGCTCGACGGCATCCTCAAGGGCCGCGAGATGATCCATTTCTCGGGCATCACCCTTGCCATCCTGCCGCCGAAGCAGCGCGAGGCCTTCTGTGGCGCGCTGGCCAAGGCGCGCGCCAAGGGGGCGATCGTCTCCTTCGACACCAACCTGCGGCCGCGGCTGTGGGAAAGCGCCGACGCCATGCGCGCCGGGCTGACCATGGGCGCGCGCACCGCCGACATCGTGCTGCCGAGCTTCGACGAGGAGGAGGAGCTCTTCGGCGACGCCTCGCCCTTCGAGACCATCGAGCGCTACCGCAACGGCGGCGCCGACATGGTGGCGGTCAAGCAGGGCGGCGCGGCGCTGCACCTGTGGCAGCGCGAGGCCGGGCTGCACGAGATCGCCGCCGAGACCGTGGCCAACGTGGTCGACACCACCGCCGCGGGCGACAGCTTTGCCGCCGGGCTGCTGGCGGGTCTGGCGCGCGGCAAGGCCCCGCAGGAGGCCGCGGCCGAGGCCATGCGCCTTGCCGCCAAGGTGATCCAGGCGCGCGGCGCGCTGGTGCCCTCGATCTTCGAGTGA
- a CDS encoding fumarylacetoacetate hydrolase family protein, with protein sequence MLPHTNPTPEALLVGRVWRPGIGPALVALRGEVLVDITSKALPTMRDLLESDNPAETLRAATGAEIGTLADLVAGSVEGAGEDALRLLAPCDLQAVKASGVTFAQSMVERVIEEQAAGDPDAAEAIRAKVKSVIGDSLSGIEPGSPKAMEVKRVLQQEGMWSQYLEVGIGPDAEVFTKAQPMAAVGFGATVGLHPISKWNNPEPEIVLAINSRGDILGATLGNDVNLRDVEGRSALLLGKAKDNNASCAIGPFIRLFDGSYTLDDVRRAELSMTVEGEDGFVLNGASSMSKISRDPASIVAQTIGRHHQYPDGFLLFLGTLFAPTEDRDAPGQGFTHHVGDVVTISEPALGALRNTVRLSTEAPEWTFGSSALMRNLARRDLL encoded by the coding sequence ATGCTGCCGCACACCAACCCCACCCCCGAGGCCCTTCTGGTCGGCCGCGTCTGGCGCCCCGGCATCGGCCCGGCGCTGGTCGCGCTGCGCGGCGAGGTGCTGGTGGACATCACCAGCAAGGCGCTGCCGACGATGCGCGACCTGCTGGAAAGCGACAACCCCGCCGAGACCCTGCGCGCCGCCACCGGCGCGGAGATCGGCACGCTGGCGGACCTCGTGGCCGGCTCGGTCGAGGGCGCGGGCGAGGACGCGCTGCGCCTGCTCGCCCCCTGCGATCTGCAGGCGGTGAAGGCCTCGGGCGTCACCTTCGCGCAGTCGATGGTCGAGCGGGTGATCGAGGAGCAGGCGGCGGGCGATCCCGACGCCGCCGAGGCGATCCGTGCCAAGGTGAAGTCGGTCATCGGCGACTCGCTTTCCGGCATCGAGCCCGGCTCGCCCAAGGCGATGGAGGTGAAGCGCGTGCTCCAGCAGGAGGGCATGTGGTCGCAATACCTCGAGGTCGGCATCGGCCCGGACGCCGAGGTCTTCACCAAGGCGCAGCCCATGGCGGCGGTCGGCTTCGGCGCGACGGTCGGCCTGCACCCGATCAGCAAGTGGAACAACCCCGAGCCCGAGATCGTGCTGGCGATCAACTCGCGCGGCGACATTCTCGGCGCGACGCTGGGCAACGACGTGAACCTGCGCGACGTCGAGGGCCGCTCGGCGCTGCTGCTCGGCAAGGCCAAGGACAACAACGCCTCCTGCGCCATCGGCCCGTTCATCCGCCTCTTCGACGGCAGCTACACGCTCGACGACGTGCGCCGTGCGGAACTGAGCATGACCGTCGAGGGCGAGGACGGCTTCGTGCTCAACGGCGCCTCGTCGATGAGCAAGATCAGCCGCGATCCGGCGTCGATCGTCGCCCAGACCATCGGCCGCCACCACCAGTACCCGGACGGCTTCCTGCTGTTCCTCGGCACGCTCTTTGCCCCGACCGAGGACCGCGACGCGCCCGGTCAGGGCTTTACACATCACGTGGGAGACGTGGTAACCATTTCGGAACCCGCGCTCGGCGCGCTGCGGAACACCGTCCGGCTCTCGACCGAGGCCCCGGAATGGACCTTCGGCAGCAGCGCGCTGATGCGCAACCTTGCTCGGAGAGACCTTCTGTGA
- a CDS encoding 2-hydroxyacid dehydrogenase, whose amino-acid sequence MTDVLAVGKPDQMSREALAGLGWTHVESLDAAQALDEEARKGVKAIAFYGHSPFAAAQMEAFPNLGLIANFGVGYDAINVGDASARGIKVTNTPDVLNDDVADLAVAMLLDYCRDMRRAEARVRSGAWGKEGSHPLQRKMSGQKAGILGMGRIGREIADRLAAFKMEMHYHARSEKETPGWTFHADPVSLAREVDFLVVALVGGPATAGYVTKEVLEALGPDGVLINISRGTTVDEEALIEALQAGTIQGAGLDVFLNEPNPDARFLALENAVLQPHQASATKETRSAMGQLQRDNIAAFIAGRDLLTPVN is encoded by the coding sequence ATGACGGACGTACTGGCAGTCGGCAAGCCCGACCAGATGAGCCGCGAGGCGCTGGCCGGGCTGGGCTGGACCCACGTGGAAAGCCTCGATGCCGCGCAGGCGCTGGACGAGGAAGCGCGCAAGGGCGTGAAGGCCATCGCCTTCTACGGTCACAGCCCCTTTGCCGCCGCGCAGATGGAGGCCTTTCCGAACCTCGGCCTCATCGCCAACTTCGGCGTGGGCTATGACGCGATCAACGTCGGCGACGCCTCGGCGCGGGGCATCAAGGTGACCAACACGCCCGACGTGCTGAACGACGACGTGGCCGACCTCGCCGTCGCCATGCTGCTCGACTATTGCCGCGACATGCGCCGGGCCGAGGCGCGGGTGCGTTCGGGCGCCTGGGGCAAGGAGGGGTCGCACCCGCTGCAGCGCAAGATGAGCGGGCAGAAGGCGGGCATCCTCGGCATGGGCCGGATCGGGCGCGAGATCGCCGACCGCCTCGCCGCCTTCAAGATGGAGATGCACTACCACGCGCGCTCCGAGAAGGAGACGCCGGGCTGGACCTTCCACGCCGATCCCGTGTCGCTGGCGCGCGAGGTCGATTTCCTCGTCGTGGCGCTGGTCGGCGGCCCGGCCACCGCGGGCTACGTCACGAAGGAGGTGCTCGAGGCGCTGGGACCGGATGGCGTGCTGATCAACATCTCGCGCGGCACCACGGTCGACGAGGAGGCGCTGATCGAGGCGCTGCAGGCCGGCACCATCCAGGGCGCCGGGCTCGACGTGTTCCTCAACGAGCCGAACCCCGACGCGCGCTTCCTGGCGCTCGAGAACGCCGTGCTGCAGCCGCACCAGGCCTCGGCCACGAAGGAGACGCGTTCGGCCATGGGCCAGCTCCAGCGCGACAACATCGCCGCCTTCATCGCGGGCAGGGACCTGCTGACGCCGGTGAACTGA
- the otnC gene encoding 3-oxo-tetronate 4-phosphate decarboxylase, with translation MNETRLREQICEMAASMFARGLTGGASGNISARTEDGGLLVSPTGSSFGSLDPGRLSRFDAKGVLVSGDAPTKEMPLHSAFYETRGKTGAVVHLHSTHAVAWSMMPDIDPENLLPPLTAYAVMRLGKVRLLPFFVPGDPAMGDAVRGLAGRRSAVVLANHGPVVAGKDLEAAVYAMEELEETAKLALLLHGRQPRMLTSGQVKKVVDKFDVDWD, from the coding sequence ATGAACGAGACGAGGCTGCGCGAGCAGATCTGCGAGATGGCCGCCTCGATGTTCGCGCGCGGCCTCACGGGCGGCGCCTCGGGCAATATCTCGGCGCGCACCGAGGATGGCGGGCTGCTCGTCTCGCCCACCGGCTCGAGCTTCGGCAGCCTCGATCCGGGGCGGCTGTCGCGCTTCGACGCGAAGGGCGTGCTGGTCTCCGGCGATGCCCCGACCAAGGAGATGCCGCTGCACAGCGCCTTCTACGAGACGCGCGGCAAGACCGGGGCGGTGGTGCACCTGCATTCGACCCATGCCGTGGCATGGTCGATGATGCCCGACATCGACCCCGAGAACCTCCTGCCGCCACTCACCGCCTATGCGGTCATGCGGCTCGGCAAGGTGCGGCTCTTGCCGTTCTTCGTGCCGGGTGACCCGGCCATGGGCGACGCGGTGCGCGGGCTCGCGGGCCGGCGCTCGGCGGTGGTGCTCGCCAACCACGGGCCCGTGGTGGCGGGCAAGGATCTCGAGGCAGCGGTCTACGCCATGGAAGAGCTCGAGGAGACCGCAAAGCTCGCGCTGCTGCTGCACGGCCGCCAGCCGCGGATGCTCACCTCCGGGCAGGTGAAGAAGGTGGTCGACAAGTTTGACGTGGACTGGGACTGA
- the otnK gene encoding 3-oxo-tetronate kinase produces MLLGCIGDDFTGSSDLGNTLVKQGMRTVQYVGVPKGDAAPEVEAGVVALKSRSIPAAEAVRLSLEALEWLKAQGCEQFLFKYCSTFDSTAEGNIGPVAEALADALGTQSVIFCPAFPATGRTIYQGHLFVQDHLLSESGMENHPLTPMTDPDLRRVLAAQVTRGVGHVPASTVWQGPEAIRARLASEAEAGRGFVIADAIRDEDLLTWGKALKGTKLLTGGSGIALGLPGNFTLSGKAGAWTGQGGQVVALSGSCSNATRAQVAAHAGPKREVTAEEALCGLSAETLADWALGQDGLPLVYSSAEPATVAAAQKAHGREKVAAALEGLFAKTAAALAAKGVRRIISAGGETSGAVVEALAPEALEIGPEIDPGVPVMRAGDMVLALKSGNFGAVDFFAKAARVMEQGA; encoded by the coding sequence ATGCTGCTGGGCTGTATCGGCGACGATTTCACCGGCTCGAGCGATCTCGGCAACACGCTGGTCAAGCAGGGCATGCGCACCGTTCAGTACGTCGGCGTGCCGAAGGGCGATGCCGCGCCCGAGGTCGAGGCCGGGGTGGTGGCGCTGAAATCGCGCTCCATTCCCGCCGCCGAGGCGGTCAGGCTCTCACTCGAGGCACTCGAGTGGCTGAAGGCGCAGGGCTGCGAGCAGTTCCTCTTCAAGTACTGCTCGACCTTCGATTCAACCGCCGAGGGCAACATCGGCCCGGTGGCCGAGGCGCTGGCCGATGCTCTGGGGACGCAAAGCGTGATCTTCTGCCCGGCCTTCCCGGCGACGGGGCGGACGATCTACCAGGGCCATCTCTTCGTGCAGGACCACCTGCTGTCGGAGAGCGGCATGGAGAACCACCCGCTGACCCCGATGACCGACCCCGACCTGCGGCGCGTGCTCGCCGCGCAGGTCACGCGCGGCGTCGGCCACGTGCCCGCGAGCACCGTCTGGCAGGGGCCCGAGGCGATCCGCGCCCGGCTGGCGTCCGAGGCGGAGGCGGGCCGCGGCTTCGTCATCGCCGACGCGATCCGCGACGAGGACCTGCTGACCTGGGGCAAGGCGCTCAAGGGAACGAAGCTGCTCACCGGCGGCTCGGGCATCGCGCTCGGCCTGCCGGGCAACTTCACGCTGTCGGGCAAGGCGGGGGCATGGACCGGGCAGGGCGGGCAGGTGGTCGCGCTCTCGGGCTCCTGCTCGAACGCCACCCGCGCGCAGGTCGCCGCCCACGCGGGGCCGAAGCGCGAGGTCACCGCAGAGGAGGCGCTTTGCGGGCTCTCCGCCGAGACGCTCGCCGACTGGGCGCTGGGTCAGGACGGGCTGCCGCTGGTCTATTCCTCGGCCGAGCCCGCCACGGTGGCCGCCGCGCAGAAGGCCCATGGCCGCGAGAAGGTCGCCGCGGCGCTCGAGGGGCTCTTTGCCAAGACCGCCGCGGCGCTGGCGGCCAAGGGCGTCAGGCGGATCATCAGCGCCGGGGGCGAGACCTCGGGCGCGGTGGTCGAGGCGCTGGCCCCCGAGGCGCTGGAGATCGGCCCCGAGATCGACCCCGGCGTGCCGGTGATGCGCGCGGGCGATATGGTGCTGGCGCTGAAATCCGGCAATTTCGGCGCGGTGGACTTCTTTGCCAAGGCGGCGCGGGTCATGGAGCAGGGCGCATGA
- a CDS encoding MFS transporter: MTLSASHPLRRFILASGMTNLADGVAVVVWAWLATLLTRDPLLVTLMPITLRLPWFLFALPAGVVTDRMDRRRLIVAMDVVRACAFALAALVIWLALPLAPAPDTGTASPGLFTALLGCALLVGTAEVFRDSAAQTMLPAIVPHAELERANGRLWSVEMVGNALLGPAVGAFLIASVVWLPFALNALAFLGAVLLMRTLQGRFTPRRDAARDWKRELGDGLAFLRGSALLRLLAVITGVWNLLHQMVVIALVLHVQENLGLGASGYGLILAAGAVGGVLGGFCAERIVRRLGNGPSAQWMTLASALAFAALPLAPNGWALAAVLAVFEFCGLVWNTVSVSYRQRHVPDAILGRVNATYRLFAWGMMPLGLLLSGLVIRFAEEVMPRALALQMPFVVAAAGVVVLTAWAWRPLDAGFAGADTNGSRPA, from the coding sequence GTGACCCTTTCCGCCTCCCACCCCCTCCGGCGCTTCATCCTCGCCAGCGGCATGACCAACCTTGCCGATGGCGTCGCCGTGGTGGTCTGGGCCTGGCTCGCCACGCTGCTGACCCGCGATCCGCTGCTGGTCACGCTGATGCCGATCACCCTGCGCCTGCCGTGGTTCCTGTTCGCCCTGCCCGCCGGGGTGGTCACCGACCGCATGGACCGCCGCCGCCTGATCGTCGCCATGGACGTGGTGCGCGCCTGTGCCTTCGCGCTGGCGGCGCTGGTGATCTGGCTGGCCCTGCCGCTGGCCCCTGCGCCGGACACGGGCACGGCGAGCCCGGGGCTCTTCACTGCCCTGCTCGGCTGCGCGCTGCTCGTCGGTACGGCCGAGGTGTTCCGCGACAGCGCCGCGCAGACCATGCTGCCCGCCATCGTGCCGCACGCGGAGCTCGAGCGCGCCAACGGCCGGCTCTGGAGCGTCGAGATGGTCGGCAACGCGCTTCTGGGCCCGGCGGTGGGAGCCTTCCTCATCGCCTCGGTGGTCTGGCTGCCCTTCGCGCTCAACGCCCTCGCCTTCCTCGGCGCGGTGCTGCTGATGCGCACGCTGCAGGGCCGCTTCACCCCGCGCCGCGACGCCGCCCGCGACTGGAAGAGGGAACTCGGCGACGGGCTCGCCTTCCTGCGCGGCTCGGCGCTCTTGCGCCTCTTGGCGGTGATCACCGGGGTCTGGAACCTCCTGCACCAGATGGTGGTGATCGCGCTGGTGCTGCACGTGCAGGAAAACCTCGGCCTCGGCGCCTCGGGCTACGGGCTGATCCTCGCCGCGGGGGCGGTGGGCGGCGTGCTGGGCGGGTTCTGCGCCGAGCGCATCGTGCGCAGGCTGGGCAACGGGCCCTCGGCGCAGTGGATGACGCTGGCCTCGGCGCTGGCCTTCGCCGCGCTGCCGCTGGCGCCGAACGGCTGGGCGCTGGCGGCGGTGCTGGCGGTCTTCGAGTTCTGCGGGCTGGTGTGGAACACCGTCTCGGTCTCCTACCGCCAGCGCCACGTGCCCGACGCGATCCTCGGGCGGGTCAATGCCACCTACCGGCTCTTCGCCTGGGGGATGATGCCGCTCGGGCTGCTGCTGTCGGGGCTGGTGATCCGGTTTGCCGAGGAGGTGATGCCGCGCGCGCTGGCACTTCAAATGCCCTTCGTGGTCGCCGCCGCCGGGGTGGTCGTGCTGACCGCCTGGGCCTGGCGGCCGCTCGACGCGGGCTTTGCCGGGGCGGACACCAACGGGTCGCGCCCGGCCTGA
- a CDS encoding FAD-linked oxidase C-terminal domain-containing protein, with translation MTLFAPLEQLLGERLATSEAIRAQNARNEAHFPIAMPDAVAFPETTEEVAAIVRFCAETGTPVTPYGTGTSLEGQHLAIRGGISLDFSRMKKVLEINAEDLNVVVQPGVTRTGLNEELRATGLFFPIDPGADASLGGMAATRASGTTAVRYGTLRENVLALEAVMSDGSIIRTGTKARKSSAGYDLTHLLVGSEGTLGIITELTLKLHGLPEGIAAATCRFPTVEDAVNCVILTIQSGLPMARIELVDEMMVRGFNIHAGSSLPEQPHLFVEFHGSPAGVAEQSASFREIAGEFGMEAWQEASTTEARNALWKMRHGAHFASGALRPGAHIGTLATDVCVPISKLAEAVLQAQADARTAGLVSTIVGHVGDGNFHCAARFDPSDPAEVAAVHAFAGKLNETALRLGGTVTGEHGIGIGKQKYMKAEHGPALDWMRRIKTAFDPQGILNPGKLLPPAD, from the coding sequence ATGACCCTCTTCGCGCCCCTCGAACAGCTCCTCGGCGAGCGTCTCGCCACGTCCGAGGCCATCCGTGCCCAGAACGCGCGCAATGAGGCGCATTTCCCGATCGCCATGCCAGATGCCGTGGCCTTCCCCGAGACCACCGAGGAGGTCGCCGCCATCGTGCGCTTCTGCGCCGAGACCGGCACGCCGGTCACCCCCTACGGCACCGGCACCTCGCTCGAGGGCCAGCACCTCGCGATCAGGGGCGGCATCAGCCTCGACTTCTCGCGCATGAAGAAGGTGCTCGAGATCAACGCCGAGGACCTCAACGTCGTGGTCCAGCCCGGCGTCACCCGCACCGGGCTGAACGAGGAGCTGCGCGCCACCGGGCTCTTCTTCCCGATCGACCCCGGTGCCGACGCCTCGCTCGGCGGCATGGCGGCGACGCGCGCCTCGGGCACCACGGCGGTGCGCTACGGCACGCTGCGCGAGAACGTGCTGGCGCTCGAGGCGGTCATGTCCGACGGCAGCATCATCCGCACCGGCACCAAGGCGCGGAAAAGCTCGGCCGGATATGACCTGACGCACCTCTTGGTCGGCAGCGAGGGCACGCTCGGCATCATCACCGAGCTGACGCTGAAGCTGCACGGCCTGCCCGAGGGCATTGCCGCCGCCACCTGCCGCTTCCCCACCGTCGAGGACGCGGTGAACTGCGTGATCCTGACCATCCAGTCCGGCCTGCCCATGGCGCGGATCGAGCTGGTGGACGAGATGATGGTGCGCGGCTTCAACATCCACGCGGGATCAAGCCTGCCCGAGCAGCCGCATCTCTTCGTCGAGTTCCACGGCAGCCCGGCGGGCGTCGCCGAGCAATCGGCCAGCTTCCGCGAGATCGCCGGGGAATTCGGCATGGAGGCCTGGCAGGAGGCCAGCACCACCGAGGCGCGCAACGCGCTCTGGAAGATGCGCCACGGCGCGCATTTCGCCTCGGGCGCGCTGCGCCCCGGTGCCCATATCGGCACGCTGGCGACCGATGTCTGCGTGCCCATCTCGAAGCTTGCCGAGGCGGTGCTGCAGGCGCAGGCCGACGCCCGCACGGCGGGGCTGGTCAGCACCATCGTCGGCCATGTCGGCGACGGCAACTTCCACTGCGCCGCGCGCTTCGATCCGAGCGATCCGGCCGAGGTCGCGGCGGTCCACGCCTTTGCCGGCAAGCTCAACGAGACCGCGCTGCGGCTCGGCGGCACGGTGACCGGCGAGCACGGCATCGGCATCGGCAAGCAGAAATACATGAAGGCCGAGCATGGCCCGGCGCTCGACTGGATGCGCCGGATCAAGACCGCCTTCGACCCGCAGGGCATCCTCAATCCCGGCAAGCTGCTGCCGCCCGCGGACTGA
- the trpA gene encoding tryptophan synthase subunit alpha has protein sequence MTRIDAKFAALKAEGKKGFVAYVMAGDPDYDRSLELVRGLPGAGVDVIELGLPFTDPMADGETIQLAGQRALEAGMTLNRTLQMVRDFRTGDDTTPIVLMGYYNPIYSHGVDAFLVEAREAGIDGLIIVDLPPEEDEELCIPAQKAGLNFIRLATPTTDAKRLPKVLQNTSGFVYYVSITGITGAAAAQATDVGPEVARIKAGTDLPVIVGFGIRTPEAAESIASVADGCVVGSAIVGAMAEGKPVSEVLAFVESLAGGAHRA, from the coding sequence ATGACCCGCATCGACGCCAAGTTCGCCGCTCTCAAGGCCGAGGGGAAGAAGGGATTCGTCGCCTACGTGATGGCCGGGGATCCCGACTATGACCGCTCGCTCGAGCTGGTGCGCGGCCTGCCGGGCGCGGGTGTCGACGTGATCGAGCTGGGCCTGCCTTTCACCGACCCGATGGCCGATGGCGAGACCATCCAGCTCGCCGGCCAGCGCGCGCTCGAGGCGGGCATGACGCTGAACCGCACGCTGCAGATGGTGCGCGACTTCCGCACCGGCGATGACACCACGCCGATCGTGCTCATGGGCTACTACAACCCGATCTACAGCCACGGCGTCGACGCCTTCCTCGTCGAGGCGCGCGAGGCCGGCATCGACGGGCTGATCATCGTCGACCTGCCGCCGGAAGAGGACGAGGAACTCTGCATCCCGGCGCAGAAGGCGGGCCTGAACTTCATCCGCCTCGCCACGCCGACCACCGACGCCAAGCGCCTGCCGAAGGTGCTGCAGAACACCTCGGGCTTCGTCTACTACGTCTCGATCACCGGCATCACCGGCGCCGCCGCGGCGCAGGCGACCGACGTCGGCCCCGAGGTCGCGCGGATCAAGGCCGGCACCGACCTGCCGGTCATCGTCGGCTTCGGCATCCGCACGCCCGAGGCCGCCGAGAGCATCGCCTCCGTCGCCGATGGCTGCGTCGTCGGCTCTGCCATCGTCGGCGCCATGGCCGAGGGCAAGCCGGTCTCCGAGGTGCTGGCCTTCGTGGAATCCCTCGCGGGGGGCGCCCACCGCGCCTGA
- the ltnD gene encoding L-threonate dehydrogenase, whose translation MAEITVIGLGSMGMGMAQSLLRAGHVVHGLDISTERMEAFRAEGGAAGGLAEALGASAILVCVVLNAAQTREVLFGESGAAAHLPEGAAIISCATIAPSQAREFADMASSQGLRYLDAPISGGAVKAAQGQLSIMASGTPEAFAAAAPALDAMAATVHRLGDEAGAGSAMKAVNQLLAGVHIAAMGEAMALGISQGLDPARIVEVISASAGTSWMFENRGPHVVDGDYTPRSAVNIWPKDLGIVGGIAGEAELPVPMTEAALAQFKSAAEAGDGLIDDAAVIKVYARAAGLKLPGDA comes from the coding sequence TTGGCAGAGATCACGGTGATCGGGCTCGGCTCGATGGGCATGGGCATGGCGCAGTCGCTGCTGCGCGCCGGCCATGTCGTGCACGGGCTGGATATTTCGACCGAGCGCATGGAGGCCTTCCGGGCCGAGGGCGGCGCCGCGGGCGGCCTTGCCGAGGCGCTGGGCGCCAGCGCGATCCTCGTCTGCGTGGTGCTGAACGCGGCGCAGACGCGCGAGGTGCTCTTCGGCGAGAGCGGCGCGGCGGCGCACCTGCCGGAGGGCGCGGCGATCATCTCCTGCGCCACCATCGCCCCGAGCCAGGCGCGCGAGTTTGCCGACATGGCCTCGTCGCAGGGTCTGCGCTACCTCGATGCGCCGATCTCCGGCGGGGCGGTCAAGGCGGCTCAGGGCCAGCTCTCGATCATGGCCTCGGGCACGCCCGAGGCCTTCGCGGCGGCGGCACCGGCGCTCGACGCCATGGCCGCCACCGTGCACCGGCTCGGCGACGAAGCCGGGGCAGGGAGCGCGATGAAGGCGGTGAACCAGCTGCTCGCTGGCGTGCACATCGCCGCCATGGGCGAGGCGATGGCGCTCGGCATCAGCCAGGGGCTCGACCCCGCGCGCATCGTCGAGGTGATCTCGGCCTCGGCAGGGACCAGCTGGATGTTCGAGAACCGCGGCCCGCACGTGGTCGACGGCGACTACACGCCGCGCTCGGCGGTCAACATCTGGCCCAAGGACCTCGGCATCGTCGGCGGCATCGCCGGTGAGGCGGAGCTGCCCGTGCCGATGACCGAGGCCGCGCTGGCGCAGTTCAAGTCCGCCGCCGAGGCGGGTGACGGGCTCATCGACGACGCGGCGGTGATCAAGGTCTACGCCCGCGCCGCGGGGCTGAAGCTGCCGGGAGACGCGTAA